One region of Epilithonimonas zeae genomic DNA includes:
- a CDS encoding T9SS type A sorting domain-containing protein translates to MKKFYLLAMAMIASSFFAQTTVPPYTQEFTTFPLTNWYIGYAFNANVGNGPTGTSSNYWQQKPFLGNTSANDQSLCMNFFTANVSAWAISNAFDLSGGEYEISFDYGTTNGPFMTNPNGPAPQVVSTDKFKVLITTDNGTTWQELKNWDNPNMTISNERNKITIDVSAYKSSNVKFAFYASDGTTFVADANYRIYVDNFKVQAKQSMAVSDSNKSILQVYPNPTTDRVYIKTDKVTQAFEIYDSTGKKIQSTISKSIDLSKYVKGTYLIKIIFTDNTTSVQKIVKL, encoded by the coding sequence ATGAAAAAATTTTATCTATTGGCAATGGCAATGATTGCTTCATCATTTTTCGCACAAACAACAGTTCCGCCTTACACTCAGGAATTTACTACTTTTCCATTGACCAATTGGTATATCGGTTACGCCTTCAATGCCAATGTTGGAAATGGGCCTACAGGTACATCATCCAATTATTGGCAACAAAAACCTTTTCTCGGTAACACTTCTGCAAACGACCAGTCATTATGTATGAATTTTTTTACAGCTAATGTTTCTGCTTGGGCTATTAGCAATGCTTTTGATTTATCTGGTGGCGAGTATGAAATATCCTTTGATTATGGTACTACCAATGGTCCATTTATGACCAATCCAAACGGACCTGCTCCACAGGTTGTATCAACAGACAAATTCAAAGTTCTAATAACTACTGATAACGGAACAACCTGGCAAGAACTAAAAAACTGGGACAATCCCAATATGACTATTTCTAATGAAAGGAATAAAATAACAATTGATGTTTCTGCGTATAAAAGCAGCAATGTAAAGTTTGCTTTCTATGCTTCTGACGGTACTACGTTTGTAGCAGATGCGAACTATCGTATTTACGTCGATAATTTCAAAGTTCAGGCAAAACAATCAATGGCTGTTTCTGATAGTAATAAATCTATTTTACAAGTCTATCCCAATCCTACAACTGATAGAGTTTACATAAAAACAGACAAAGTAACACAGGCTTTTGAGATTTATGATTCTACAGGCAAAAAAATCCAATCGACAATTTCAAAAAGTATCGATCTAAGCAAATATGTTAAAGGAACTTATCTCATTAAAA
- a CDS encoding GEVED domain-containing protein produces MKKLYYWIIAFFAIANADLNAQTCNTVSSFPFKETFEADSPSRSCWTQQVIGGHYPSYDGWIYKKGSAGGVDYNIVNAHSGQLNACSQIAANSPDAKVRLISPIMDITGLQTPTVSFFMGQESWGIYQNILNVYYRVSPTSEWKVLKNFMFNVPEWKQAILNLPEKSSELQICFEAVMKTGRANVLDDIVVGNSDSVENYPSACAPSTPSNNFETGAGDLKLLYLANDFNVGAHTNLTITDIILNTIDKGGIQSFAIYIMARDGYGLPSGTIKAYEGVTPNSVSDLNVRDGFTFRKNTFNLPEPVVLSGGATGSRYWIVVKVINNDETTASFWESTSIRNSGKEMYYSGDGQTNWKPVTNGADGVFTLIGSCVETNPTDSYCLPKFNFLMPIDNVKIGTINNASTDNVPFEDFSGIKTDLERGKTYPIQINAQTYDSSSNQAITAFIDWNQNGFLGDDGEIYQLGRVRTSNGNTITYQLPVPLSANLGNTRMRIISEAINYSTYSCGVYDQGQAEDYTINVLKESLAVSETDKKINTIIFPNPTKDFVNIKNESNLKTAEIFDINGRKIMESAAKTIDVSKLTTGQYIIRMTFDNGSQDTQKLIKK; encoded by the coding sequence ATGAAGAAACTTTATTATTGGATTATTGCATTTTTTGCTATTGCAAATGCTGATCTAAATGCCCAGACTTGTAATACTGTAAGCTCTTTTCCTTTTAAGGAAACTTTTGAAGCTGACAGCCCAAGCCGTTCTTGTTGGACACAACAGGTAATCGGTGGGCATTACCCAAGTTATGATGGCTGGATCTATAAAAAAGGATCAGCAGGCGGTGTGGATTACAACATCGTAAATGCACACTCCGGGCAACTTAATGCATGTTCTCAAATTGCAGCCAATTCCCCCGATGCAAAGGTTAGACTTATAAGTCCGATAATGGATATTACAGGATTACAAACGCCGACAGTTTCATTTTTCATGGGTCAGGAATCTTGGGGAATCTATCAGAATATCCTAAATGTTTATTACCGTGTCTCTCCTACTTCTGAGTGGAAAGTATTGAAAAATTTTATGTTCAATGTTCCAGAATGGAAACAAGCTATTTTGAATCTACCAGAAAAATCTTCTGAGCTTCAGATTTGTTTTGAAGCGGTAATGAAGACTGGAAGAGCCAACGTTCTGGATGACATTGTTGTTGGCAATAGTGACAGTGTTGAAAATTATCCATCTGCTTGTGCACCATCTACGCCTAGTAATAATTTTGAAACAGGAGCTGGTGATTTAAAACTTCTTTATCTTGCCAATGATTTCAATGTTGGAGCACATACCAACCTAACTATTACAGATATTATTCTTAATACTATTGACAAAGGCGGAATCCAATCTTTTGCTATTTACATTATGGCTAGAGATGGTTATGGTTTGCCAAGCGGAACTATCAAAGCTTATGAAGGAGTAACACCAAACTCGGTTTCCGATTTGAATGTAAGAGATGGATTCACGTTTAGAAAAAACACCTTCAATCTTCCCGAGCCTGTGGTACTTTCAGGTGGTGCTACGGGATCCAGATATTGGATTGTTGTAAAAGTGATTAACAATGATGAAACCACTGCTTCCTTTTGGGAGTCAACCTCTATCAGAAATAGTGGAAAGGAAATGTATTACAGCGGAGACGGACAAACCAACTGGAAACCAGTAACCAATGGTGCAGACGGCGTATTTACATTGATTGGAAGCTGTGTTGAAACCAATCCTACTGACAGTTATTGCCTTCCAAAATTCAATTTCCTCATGCCAATAGATAACGTGAAAATTGGAACTATCAACAATGCATCCACTGATAATGTTCCTTTTGAAGATTTTTCAGGAATCAAAACAGATCTTGAGAGAGGAAAAACCTATCCAATCCAAATCAATGCGCAAACTTATGACAGTTCATCAAACCAGGCTATTACAGCATTTATAGACTGGAATCAAAATGGATTTCTGGGTGACGACGGAGAGATTTATCAACTTGGAAGAGTAAGAACGTCCAACGGAAATACAATTACTTACCAGCTTCCTGTTCCATTATCTGCTAACTTAGGTAATACAAGAATGAGGATTATCTCAGAAGCTATTAATTATTCGACCTATTCTTGTGGAGTTTATGACCAGGGACAGGCAGAGGATTATACCATAAATGTCCTTAAGGAAAGTCTTGCAGTATCTGAAACTGATAAAAAAATCAATACAATTATATTCCCAAATCCTACAAAAGATTTTGTAAATATCAAGAATGAGTCAAATCTGAAAACGGCTGAAATTTTCGATATAAACGGAAGAAAAATTATGGAATCTGCAGCTAAAACAATTGATGTATCAAAGCTTACAACTGGTCAATATATCATCAGAATGACTTTTGATAATGGAAGTCAGGATACTCAGAAATTAATCAAAAAATAG
- a CDS encoding helix-turn-helix domain-containing protein yields the protein METLDYLEKNFALDTDEKEKTDYLRIKSLFFQNNLNEALKKIASDDENLSPGILILKRNILNYLSIKTPFAKKNENNSDINSSQQTNELIDKIEQNKIRNLSVSLSDILKKATTCNLLIARENLLSLFTIAGSKDFKSSENFLKEIQKLYNYDIEFQIIYGKFLIDNNRQEEAKILIDSLPEDSLEQSTNINLKYEYYDLLASYYSKTPSNIGYKENSDKSESILKLIDQAKFSAKNKWFNIIENNYKDEEKSLLESRKRILIYITVAGLIIITLLLIRFFQVSTQIKEYRSFINKINALKERKVPQPQSIPEKTENILLEKLQNFEKSEDCIDPNMSLQNLAKKLETNTKYLSETINTHKQKNFNAYINELRINYIINKLKEKPIYRSYKIKYLAEESGFSTHSAFAAVFKSVTGMSPASYIQLLKEKEE from the coding sequence TTGGAAACACTAGATTATCTGGAAAAAAACTTCGCTCTGGATACGGACGAGAAAGAAAAAACTGATTATCTCAGAATCAAATCACTTTTTTTTCAAAATAATCTGAATGAAGCTTTGAAAAAAATCGCGAGTGATGATGAAAATCTTTCGCCTGGCATTCTCATTCTCAAAAGAAATATTTTAAACTATCTGAGTATAAAAACTCCTTTTGCTAAAAAAAATGAAAACAACAGTGATATTAATTCTTCACAGCAAACAAATGAGCTAATTGACAAAATCGAGCAAAATAAAATTAGAAATCTATCGGTCTCACTCTCTGATATATTAAAAAAAGCGACAACTTGTAATTTGCTTATTGCAAGAGAAAATCTTCTCAGCTTATTTACAATAGCAGGCTCAAAAGATTTCAAGTCATCGGAAAATTTTTTAAAGGAAATTCAAAAACTCTACAATTACGATATAGAATTTCAGATTATCTATGGTAAATTTCTCATTGATAATAACCGTCAGGAAGAAGCAAAGATTCTTATAGATTCGCTACCAGAAGATTCGTTGGAACAATCTACCAATATCAATCTTAAATATGAATATTACGATCTGTTAGCCTCCTATTACTCCAAAACACCTTCCAATATTGGTTACAAAGAGAACAGCGATAAAAGCGAATCCATTTTAAAACTTATAGATCAGGCAAAATTTTCTGCAAAGAACAAGTGGTTCAATATTATTGAGAACAATTATAAGGATGAAGAAAAATCTTTGTTGGAGAGCAGAAAAAGAATATTGATTTATATTACTGTTGCTGGATTAATTATCATTACACTATTATTAATAAGATTTTTTCAAGTATCGACTCAGATAAAAGAGTATCGAAGCTTCATAAACAAAATCAATGCTTTAAAGGAAAGAAAGGTACCACAACCACAATCGATCCCGGAAAAAACGGAAAACATTTTATTGGAAAAACTTCAAAATTTTGAAAAATCTGAGGATTGTATCGATCCCAACATGTCATTGCAAAATCTTGCTAAAAAACTGGAAACCAATACTAAATACCTGTCAGAAACAATTAATACACACAAGCAAAAAAATTTCAATGCTTATATTAATGAATTGAGAATCAATTACATCATCAATAAACTAAAAGAAAAACCAATCTATAGAAGCTATAAAATCAAATATCTGGCAGAGGAAAGTGGTTTTTCCACGCACAGTGCGTTTGCTGCAGTTTTCAAATCGGTTACAGGAATGTCACCAGCGAGCTACATCCAATTGTTAAAAGAGAAAGAAGAATGA
- a CDS encoding T9SS type A sorting domain-containing protein, whose protein sequence is MRKINFFAFLLCGLMSAQTTFTLVKDILPGVQNSTPSNFAIYNGKLYFSASSTVDGASIGAELWESDGTEAGTKLVSDIVPGSSSSSPNALYSFNNKLYFSGSMVINGTTASGVLMSYDETNGVQLVSSTAKFSSNLTNLGNTLYFKATNASVTPTTQRLFYLNNSGQAVIADDNLNVLNIGLGPNKILANAQVTSAANPLLTQLYGFDGTSTALVKNVNPNTSSYPQYLMYSPALGKTLFNANGGNGGEPWITDGTEAGTVILKDINISNGTAGSNPNNFTEYKGKVYFSASDGLTSGIEPWVTDGTEQGTIMLKDIIPGTSGSFPEKFVVVKDKLYFFATSASNVKQIWETDGTDSGTKMLASIALGSSLVAYNDKLYVVVRISSTDTIGTELYKVNLPEETLSVSEKNEIAKIYPNPSKGEIFVTKIKFGSFEVSDMTGRIVKKDKFSNNKIVTNVTAGTYFLKVLSDDSKSEFVTKIVIK, encoded by the coding sequence ATGAGAAAAATTAACTTTTTTGCTTTTTTATTATGCGGATTGATGTCTGCGCAAACCACATTTACTTTGGTAAAGGACATTCTTCCTGGTGTACAGAATTCAACACCTTCCAACTTTGCTATTTATAATGGCAAACTTTATTTTTCTGCGAGTTCTACTGTAGATGGCGCGTCCATCGGTGCTGAACTATGGGAAAGTGATGGAACCGAAGCGGGCACAAAATTGGTTTCGGATATCGTTCCTGGCAGTTCTTCTTCTTCACCAAATGCATTGTATTCATTTAATAATAAATTATATTTCAGCGGAAGTATGGTTATCAATGGAACCACTGCTTCCGGAGTATTGATGTCGTATGATGAGACCAATGGTGTGCAGCTCGTTTCCTCTACAGCAAAATTTAGTTCAAATCTTACAAATTTAGGTAATACATTATATTTCAAAGCTACCAATGCAAGCGTAACGCCCACCACACAAAGACTTTTTTATCTGAACAATTCAGGTCAGGCAGTGATTGCGGATGATAACCTTAATGTTCTTAATATTGGTCTTGGTCCTAACAAAATTTTGGCTAATGCCCAAGTGACAAGTGCAGCAAATCCTCTTTTGACTCAACTTTATGGATTTGACGGTACATCAACAGCTCTAGTTAAAAATGTAAACCCCAATACATCTTCTTACCCACAGTATCTGATGTATAGTCCAGCTTTGGGTAAAACCCTCTTTAATGCCAACGGAGGAAATGGAGGAGAGCCTTGGATTACAGATGGAACAGAGGCAGGAACAGTCATTTTGAAGGATATCAATATTTCTAATGGCACAGCAGGATCTAACCCCAACAACTTTACAGAGTACAAGGGTAAAGTTTATTTTTCTGCTTCTGATGGTTTAACAAGTGGAATAGAACCTTGGGTTACAGATGGAACAGAGCAAGGTACCATAATGCTAAAGGATATCATTCCTGGAACATCAGGTTCTTTTCCTGAAAAATTTGTGGTAGTTAAAGACAAGCTTTACTTTTTTGCCACAAGTGCAAGTAATGTAAAACAGATTTGGGAAACAGATGGAACAGATAGCGGAACTAAAATGTTGGCGTCCATAGCATTGGGTTCCAGCTTAGTTGCATATAATGACAAACTTTATGTTGTTGTTAGAATCTCAAGTACAGATACTATTGGCACAGAACTTTATAAAGTAAATCTTCCAGAGGAAACCCTTTCTGTATCTGAAAAAAATGAAATCGCAAAAATATATCCAAATCCATCTAAAGGAGAAATATTTGTAACAAAAATAAAGTTCGGCTCTTTTGAAGTATCCGATATGACTGGTAGAATTGTTAAAAAGGATAAATTTTCAAATAATAAAATTGTAACCAATGTTACAGCTGGAACTTATTTCTTAAAAGTTTTATCCGATGATTCTAAATCCGAATTCGTAACAAAGATTGTTATTAAGTAA
- a CDS encoding cation diffusion facilitator family transporter — MANNRKSIYSALAANLLIALTKFIAGGFTNSASMISEGIHSTVDTTNQLLLLYGLKRSNKAPDEAHPFGYGKELYFWSFVVSILIFALGGALSIYQGIKHIIEPEIVKNPFWNYIVLILSLIFEGSSLFIAVREFNKTRQGLRWWDAIIKSKDPSSFLVVFEDGAAVAGLLVVMLLMGMSHCLQVPELDGLASVIVGLILVFVSLILARESRSLLMGEGIAPETKDRIAKLAESDPAVVRTKTILSTYQSPEEVILMLIVDFEDHLDTEEITDAIQRIRSTIKKEFRLVRFVIIQPE, encoded by the coding sequence ATGGCCAACAACCGCAAATCAATTTACAGTGCACTGGCTGCCAATCTTTTAATTGCATTAACCAAATTTATTGCAGGAGGATTCACCAACAGTGCTTCGATGATATCTGAGGGGATCCATTCAACAGTAGATACCACTAACCAGTTGCTGCTTTTGTACGGTTTAAAGAGGAGCAACAAAGCTCCAGATGAAGCTCATCCTTTTGGCTATGGGAAAGAGCTTTACTTTTGGTCTTTTGTTGTTTCAATTCTGATTTTTGCGTTGGGCGGCGCCTTATCTATATATCAGGGAATTAAACATATTATAGAACCTGAAATAGTGAAGAATCCTTTCTGGAATTACATTGTTTTAATACTTTCATTGATCTTCGAAGGTTCTTCTTTGTTTATAGCTGTGCGAGAATTTAACAAGACACGCCAAGGTCTGAGATGGTGGGATGCCATTATTAAAAGCAAAGATCCTAGCAGTTTCCTTGTTGTTTTTGAAGATGGTGCGGCTGTGGCAGGCTTGCTGGTGGTGATGTTGCTTATGGGAATGAGCCATTGCCTTCAGGTTCCCGAATTGGATGGATTAGCCTCGGTCATTGTAGGACTGATATTGGTTTTTGTCTCTCTTATCTTGGCACGGGAAAGCAGAAGCTTACTAATGGGAGAAGGCATTGCACCTGAAACGAAAGATAGAATTGCTAAATTGGCGGAAAGTGATCCTGCTGTAGTTAGAACAAAAACAATCTTGTCAACCTATCAATCTCCTGAAGAAGTAATTTTAATGCTGATTGTAGACTTTGAAGATCATCTTGACACAGAAGAAATTACAGATGCCATACAGCGCATCCGTTCAACTATAAAAAAGGAATTTCGATTAGTACGCTTTGTGATTATTCAGCCAGAATAA
- a CDS encoding ATP-binding protein: protein MNSSENPLNHSFSAELIIGALGASPAPTAIYSGEDIVIRFANEGMLALWGKDASVIGKPLMDAIPELEGQPFFGLLQQVWRTGKSFSISDAPARLIKNGKETLDYFDYEYKALLDADNKTWCILNTALNVTARRDFLQQIKEKEEREKVFNEELAATLEELTSTNEELGSSLSQLAQSREYIRTIIEQAPVGIAMLKGPDHIIEIANPRILNIWGREESEVIGLPHELARPELIGQPVNQWLKKVYKSGKPQVNKEFLVKLRHQEGLREAIVNSIYQPIFSGDGSISGVLVILEEITEQVLARRKNENDQQMLALAIDAGELATFYYQPATNLFSGNPLLKKWFGLSLDEKLDLSLALSVIVPEDRERVVEAISSALSKESDGHYYIEYRIQNNTDKKPRLLQANGRVFYDQQGNPLSLNGTLRDITEQKKEEQRKDDFMGMVSHELKTPITSLKIYLQVLQREAAKTENIFQQNMLEKSLKQVDNMTGMINGFLNVSRLDSGQLHLEKKFFDFQYLFSEIEDELQSTITTHHFDFKPSESILLCADREKISQVLHNLIGNAIKYSPNDSVITIAYEPAGNNSLKVLVEDCGKGISADDQQRIFERYYRVKDSNSGSIAGFGIGLYLCKEIVELHNGSIEVQSKPGSGTMFSFYLPLGKKFD, encoded by the coding sequence ATGAACAGCTCAGAAAATCCATTAAACCACAGCTTTAGCGCTGAACTTATTATTGGGGCTTTAGGTGCCTCTCCTGCTCCCACGGCCATTTATTCCGGTGAAGATATTGTGATACGGTTTGCTAATGAGGGGATGCTTGCGCTTTGGGGCAAAGATGCCTCCGTTATAGGCAAGCCCTTGATGGATGCCATTCCAGAATTGGAAGGTCAGCCTTTTTTTGGTTTATTACAGCAAGTCTGGCGTACTGGCAAAAGTTTTTCAATTTCAGATGCGCCTGCTAGATTAATTAAGAATGGTAAGGAAACGCTGGATTATTTTGATTATGAGTATAAAGCCCTGTTGGATGCTGATAATAAAACCTGGTGTATCTTGAATACTGCATTGAATGTAACGGCTCGCCGTGACTTCCTGCAGCAGATCAAAGAGAAAGAGGAACGGGAAAAAGTTTTTAATGAAGAACTGGCTGCTACATTGGAGGAATTGACTTCTACCAATGAAGAACTCGGCAGTTCTCTGAGCCAGCTGGCGCAAAGCAGAGAATATATCCGTACTATTATTGAACAGGCTCCTGTTGGCATCGCTATGTTGAAAGGACCTGACCATATCATAGAAATCGCTAATCCTAGGATTCTGAACATATGGGGGCGTGAAGAATCAGAAGTTATAGGTCTTCCACACGAACTGGCACGTCCTGAATTGATTGGACAACCTGTAAACCAATGGCTTAAAAAAGTCTACAAAAGTGGAAAACCTCAGGTCAATAAAGAATTTTTGGTTAAACTTCGTCATCAGGAAGGTCTCAGGGAGGCCATTGTTAATTCTATCTATCAGCCTATTTTTTCTGGTGATGGCAGTATTTCCGGGGTTTTGGTGATACTTGAAGAAATCACAGAACAGGTTTTGGCGCGGAGAAAAAATGAGAATGACCAGCAGATGTTGGCTTTGGCTATTGATGCTGGTGAACTGGCTACTTTTTATTACCAACCTGCCACCAACTTATTTTCAGGGAATCCGCTTCTGAAAAAATGGTTTGGTTTATCTTTAGATGAAAAACTGGATTTGTCTCTCGCATTGTCAGTGATTGTACCGGAAGACCGTGAGCGCGTGGTTGAAGCGATTTCGTCTGCACTTAGTAAAGAATCTGACGGTCATTATTATATTGAATATCGGATCCAAAACAATACAGATAAAAAGCCAAGGCTGCTTCAGGCCAATGGCAGGGTTTTTTATGATCAGCAAGGCAATCCTTTGAGCCTGAATGGTACACTGAGGGATATTACAGAACAGAAAAAAGAGGAACAAAGAAAAGACGATTTTATGGGAATGGTAAGTCATGAACTTAAGACACCTATCACGTCACTTAAGATTTATCTTCAGGTTTTACAACGGGAAGCGGCAAAAACAGAAAACATTTTTCAACAAAATATGCTTGAGAAATCTCTGAAGCAGGTGGATAATATGACCGGTATGATTAACGGTTTCCTTAATGTTTCAAGACTAGACTCCGGGCAGTTACATCTGGAAAAAAAATTCTTTGATTTTCAGTATTTGTTCTCTGAAATTGAGGACGAGTTACAGTCAACCATAACAACACATCATTTCGATTTTAAGCCATCGGAATCTATTTTGTTATGTGCAGACCGAGAAAAGATATCGCAGGTTCTTCATAACCTGATTGGCAATGCAATTAAATATTCTCCTAACGACAGTGTCATCACCATAGCCTATGAGCCTGCTGGGAATAACAGTTTAAAGGTCCTTGTTGAGGATTGCGGCAAAGGTATCTCTGCAGATGATCAACAACGGATCTTTGAGCGATATTACAGAGTCAAGGACAGCAACAGTGGTTCAATAGCAGGTTTTGGTATTGGACTTTATCTTTGTAAAGAAATTGTTGAACTTCACAATGGCAGTATAGAAGTCCAAAGTAAACCAGGAAGTGGCACTATGTTTAGCTTCTATTTACCTCTTGGAAAAAAATTTGATTAA
- a CDS encoding glycosyltransferase family 39 protein, which translates to MKKDYLILLLLVLIKFFLQYSLINTEYELHRDEYLHLNQGNHLAWGFLSVPPVNSWLSWVIQMLGASLFWVKFFPALFGALTIVVVWKIVETLNGNLFAKILAATGVLLSVLLRLNMLFQPTSLEVLLWTLLYYVLIRYFRSEQVKWLYVAAVIFGIGFLNKYNIVFSVLGLIPALLITQHWKIFLNKHLYFSALLALMIMLPNLIWQFNHNFPVVDHMGELAERQLVHVSRLNFLKSQLLFFIGVLFVWLIGCYALLFYKPFEEIRFLFWAYVFTIVLFVIFKAKDYYAIGLYPTFIAIGATYLGILFEKSRIKWILKVTSLGIPVLLFLPLYNLAFPNKTPKYIVEHPDNYKRWGLLRWEDGKDHSLPQDFADMQGWKELAQKTDLEYLKASRYGKTLVLCDNYGQAGAINYYSKQGIKAVSFNADYLYWFDLIEKYTNLIRIKEYSEPDELIETGPYFKKAELVDSIVNPYARERGTMIFSFMGAKIDIRDRLKAEIDDAR; encoded by the coding sequence ATGAAAAAAGACTACTTAATCCTATTATTGTTGGTACTGATTAAATTTTTTCTTCAGTATTCATTAATAAACACTGAATACGAATTGCATAGGGACGAATATCTGCATCTTAATCAAGGCAATCATTTGGCCTGGGGCTTTTTATCTGTACCGCCGGTCAATTCCTGGCTTTCCTGGGTAATTCAAATGCTTGGTGCTTCTTTATTCTGGGTAAAATTCTTTCCGGCACTATTCGGCGCACTTACAATAGTGGTTGTATGGAAGATAGTGGAAACCTTGAATGGGAATCTATTCGCCAAAATATTGGCAGCAACAGGCGTATTGCTTTCCGTTCTGCTGCGTTTGAATATGCTATTCCAGCCAACTTCTCTGGAAGTATTGCTGTGGACATTGCTATACTATGTTTTGATTCGATATTTTAGATCTGAACAGGTTAAATGGCTTTATGTGGCAGCAGTTATTTTTGGAATAGGCTTTTTGAATAAGTATAATATTGTATTTTCCGTTCTGGGTCTGATACCTGCTCTTTTAATAACCCAACATTGGAAAATTTTCCTTAATAAGCATCTGTATTTTTCTGCATTATTAGCTTTGATGATAATGTTACCTAATCTGATTTGGCAGTTTAATCATAATTTTCCTGTAGTTGATCATATGGGTGAATTAGCAGAAAGGCAATTGGTTCATGTAAGCCGCCTTAACTTCCTTAAGTCGCAGCTTCTTTTCTTTATTGGAGTACTGTTTGTGTGGCTGATCGGTTGCTATGCCCTGTTATTTTATAAACCTTTCGAGGAAATTAGATTTTTGTTCTGGGCTTATGTTTTTACGATAGTTCTGTTTGTAATTTTTAAGGCGAAGGATTATTATGCGATCGGTCTTTATCCCACTTTTATTGCTATTGGTGCAACATATCTTGGTATTTTGTTTGAGAAGAGCCGTATAAAGTGGATTCTGAAGGTTACAAGCTTGGGTATTCCTGTACTGCTGTTTTTACCATTGTACAATCTTGCTTTTCCAAACAAAACCCCAAAATATATAGTAGAGCATCCTGACAATTACAAGCGTTGGGGATTATTGCGTTGGGAGGATGGGAAGGATCATTCGCTACCACAGGACTTCGCTGATATGCAGGGCTGGAAGGAATTGGCTCAGAAAACTGATCTGGAATATCTTAAAGCTTCAAGATATGGGAAGACGTTGGTGCTTTGCGATAATTATGGTCAGGCAGGTGCCATCAATTATTATTCAAAGCAGGGCATAAAGGCCGTTTCGTTTAATGCCGACTACCTTTACTGGTTTGATCTGATTGAAAAATATACCAATCTGATCCGTATCAAGGAATATTCTGAGCCTGATGAACTGATTGAAACAGGTCCATATTTTAAAAAAGCTGAATTAGTGGATTCTATTGTAAATCCGTACGCAAGAGAAAGAGGAACAATGATATTTAGTTTTATGGGGGCAAAAATAGATATCAGAGACCGTCTCAAGGCTGAGATTGATGATGCTAGATAA
- a CDS encoding SDR family oxidoreductase yields MEDKMNRREAIDKLAQIITAEDHNHLEDPTTKHPKPPFSKQFQPFPGLAGKMEPVPDHGETSYIGSGRLKGRKALVTGGDSGIGRAAAIAFAREGADVAINYLPEEEEDAKEVIELIEKEGRTAAAIPGDIRDETFCQKLVSEAVSRLGGIDILVNNAGHQKSNESILDISTEAFDRTMKTNIYAPFWITKAALPHLKPGSSIIGLSSVQAYDPSADLYDYAQTKAATTSYVKSLAKQLGPKGIRVNGVAPGPVWTALEVSGGQTQENLVKFGEDTPLGRPGQPAELASIFVQLADNNGSFATGQIYGSAGGSGQP; encoded by the coding sequence ATGGAAGATAAAATGAACAGAAGAGAAGCCATTGATAAATTGGCTCAGATTATTACAGCAGAAGATCATAATCATCTGGAAGATCCTACAACAAAACATCCAAAACCGCCATTCAGTAAACAGTTCCAGCCTTTTCCGGGTCTGGCAGGCAAGATGGAACCTGTACCGGATCATGGGGAAACAAGCTATATTGGCTCTGGCAGATTGAAAGGAAGGAAAGCATTAGTTACCGGAGGGGATTCGGGAATAGGCAGAGCCGCTGCTATTGCTTTTGCAAGAGAAGGCGCTGATGTAGCTATAAATTATCTTCCAGAAGAGGAAGAGGATGCCAAAGAAGTGATTGAACTGATTGAAAAAGAAGGCCGCACTGCCGCTGCTATTCCTGGGGATATCAGAGATGAAACGTTTTGTCAGAAGTTGGTTTCTGAAGCGGTTTCAAGATTGGGAGGTATAGACATTCTGGTTAATAATGCAGGACATCAAAAAAGTAATGAATCCATCCTTGATATATCGACCGAGGCATTTGACAGAACAATGAAAACTAATATTTATGCGCCCTTCTGGATTACAAAAGCAGCTCTACCCCATTTAAAACCGGGCTCCAGCATCATTGGTTTATCTTCTGTACAGGCTTATGATCCTTCGGCGGATTTATATGATTATGCACAGACAAAAGCAGCTACAACCAGTTATGTAAAGTCATTAGCTAAACAATTGGGACCGAAAGGCATCAGGGTGAATGGTGTGGCTCCAGGACCTGTTTGGACTGCTTTGGAAGTCAGCGGAGGACAAACGCAGGAAAATCTGGTCAAGTTTGGAGAAGACACGCCTTTGGGAAGACCAGGACAGCCTGCTGAATTGGCATCTATTTTTGTTCAGCTGGCAGATAATAACGGAAGCTTTGCAACCGGGCAGATTTATGGTTCTGCAGGTGGCAGTGGACAGCCGTAA